The Macadamia integrifolia cultivar HAES 741 chromosome 3, SCU_Mint_v3, whole genome shotgun sequence genome segment taatcatcaaatataataaaaattttaagatgTCATAAATCCCTgttatttttttcaaacatcataaatcatttattaCCATGTGGAAAAATGATTTGTTCATTATGACCTCATTATGATTGTTAAATAAAGAAGACATAATTTAGattaatcaaaatataaaattttagaacctaatttaatcaaattccACTTTGTGCTGATATGCATCTCATGTATCTTCATGCATGTAGATTAGATTTCGACACATTATTTTGCATTATTTGAGCATGAATAAAGTACTTGGattaaaaaaacctataaaaataGATGGCTTAAATTTATCTTGTGATATATGAAAAACATCATATTTTATTGTTAATGAGTAACAACCTAAGTTTTAAACATATTAAATAAGGGGTAAAGATCGCTATTGGTCACCCTATATGCCATCTCACAAAGCATTGCAAAATAACGCGCTTTACCCCTGGGTGTATACCTATATTTGCTCCCGCATTGACTTAGTTATTAGCGTGGAAGCCACATGGCCAAGTAATGATCCACAACACAATAATCATAtttatagatttaaaaaaaaaaatcaattcccTTTTCACTTCTCTACATAGTAAACAAATTTCAATGAATGATTtgaatgatttataataatgccATTGCAAAGGAAAATGTATATGATACATCAATATAGTTGAAAGACTCAAAACATAAGAGGATATGTATGAGAATCCCACATTAGTTCTTTTCAAGAACCTTAGAATCGATAATTTCGTTTCAAATCCACCGACTCAAGAGCATCTTAAGCCTTGATAAGAATATttggatttaaaaaagaaaaagatcagACTTGATCAATTCTGAGGCGAATCGACCGATTCCCAATCTGATTCACCGATTTTTAAAATCACGGATAAGGGGCAGGATGAAATCTCTGCAGCGTCGTGGACTTCGTTTGCACTAAAATTGAAACTCTCCACTTTTTACATCACAGCGATGATCATGATGACTATGGTTGTAGTTtaatgattgattgattgattgattgattgactGTGCAAAGTTTGCATTGCTTGGAGCGCACGTGTGAATCACGTGGCAAATCCATGTGGGGTCCAACTAAGACTAACTGATATGACAAGAAAGCTTGGAATGGAACGTTAAAAAACGATAGCCGTCCGATTTGATGACTCAGATTGCCTTTGATCCATCCATGCCGTTCATGTTTGAGATTCATAAACACAACCCGGACGTGATGGAAATGAAAACTTTAAAATGACCTCCCTctccttattttatttaaagCCTCCTGCAGAGTCAAAAGGGTACCGTGCAAAAGACGACCATTTTTTTAGCTTACCAGCTACCCCACCCATTCTTAATTTCTCtactggagagagagagagagagagagaggatgggagAAGAGACAAGATAGAGGTTTGAATTTTTTGATTGGTGAAACCTAACTCATTCAAATCAACATTTAATTAGATTACACTACACGTATACTAATAGTAAAACTAGCTTGTTTTTCTGTTGTTTTAGACTCGGAAGGTCAATGGAGTTTCTCAATTTTCTTGTTTATCTTTTCTCTAACCTAATTGTCAAGGGCTGCCTTTAATTAGCTTCTCTTGGCCTTAATTTCCTTCATTGCTTATCTGTAATCCTCTAATTATCACTCTTTTTATATCCATgcattccctttctctctctctctcaatgaaaATGCTAACCTCACAAACTTTTGATGTTTAAAGCGCCACGTCAATCATTTGctgttaagtttttttttttttttttttttaagtgataTGTGGATCTTGAGCAGTGTCCATCAAGTTTCCCTGATTGTTGTAAAACTTTACTGGGAGGAGCAAAAATAGAAGACTATTGATTCTTTTTGGTATCATCCTTGTTTATTCTCTAGAGTTTTCACTTTCTCCGGAATAGAAACGGCAAAAGGGGCCTTGAGGGACTATTCTCACTCTAAATAATTATGGGGACattttcgtttaaaaaaaatagtaagatTCCAGGAAGTGGGATTGGACTCTATTAGTTCCATTATTGTCAGAGTCAGTCAATACATTAAAATCAATTACAATCAACTTGAACCTTAGAAATCggccaattttttttaattagggaTCGGATCCAACAACTTCTAATTTGATTTCTCCTCCTAAAAATTTTGTTGGACCTATCTAGGCCCCATGGCATGCACCGTGAGTCCATAAACATCCAAATCAGCTCATAAAATCCTCTTTTGgttaattcaaaattcaaataatcaAAAGTGGAGATCTTCTCCAACTTAGTGACTTTCACATGAAATCTCACTGTTCATGGGATATTAAACCACAAATCAATAGTGCATTAATTGCTTCAACCCATAGTCGGAATACCGATTGAATGGTGATATCTCATATGGAGAGAGAGCGAGAAAAATGTTGATAAGGGTTCACACTTTCCCCTTAGAAATATGAATAAAAACAATGATTTTGTGTGCAAAACAAAGATTGAGACCCAATTTATTAATACCAAGTGATACTAAAAGATATCGATGTCAAAGAATGGGACTATATGTGTTCGTAGGTACCAGACATGTCTTGGGATAAGACTTTAATATTCATACATTAATacatttttatatacaaagtcTTAATAAATGACAAATCTTTGTGATGAATATCTTCTAATTTCTTATTCAAACTCATATCTTTTCTGTATCGTAAACATAACTCTCTAGCTAGGCCCACATTATATATTCTCTATTTTTAATCTTCATATTATTGGAGGATACAACACGAGAttaatgctctctctctctctcctgcacATATAAGAATTTTATTAACATAGTACTATAAATAGCAAAACCTTAAGCCCCACCATATATTAATTAAAGCAACCATCATCAATAATAATAGATGGAATGCATTGTGATTGgttggtttttccttttcttatttttaaaaccTAATCTCCATTTGTGTTTATTTCAACCAATGGAAGGTACAAACCCTAGAAGTTAGGCTACAAATTATCAATTATTCTAATGCTACAATGGctctatatatacttcttttttACCCACCCACAAGTAAATGTAAATTAGTAGattaataatttaattaatgtatcAATTATATTATTTGAAGGATTCTCCTATATTTAAGGATATTTGACACCTTCCTAGAAGTTTCAGCAACTTATTTAAATCACACAATAATTTTTGTAatatttcttttataattttgatTGATAATCGAATGGTGGGTCACGTCCCAAGTCTCAAACGGATTTCACGTTTTTTCTTTACCCTTCCAAGTTTTGGAGAAAGTTTCTTACTACCAAGGATGAAGAATTTTGTGTTTGatataaattattgaatatattATGAGTCAAAAAGATCCAAATTCCGAGAATACATACTAAACATAGCCTTATTATTGCAGCTTTACGAGGGAGTATATGAAACCAATTAGGCAATGCCTGGTTGTAGAGAAACATGAGCTTCTGATGAAAAATACCTGTAAATGTGAATATCTCACTACATTTCATGGACAATATCTGGGTTTGGTTCATAAGAGGACACATCAAAGAAATGGGTAAAACCCATCAAGTAAATTAATGAACTCTGATAAGTAATGTGTTAATGAACTAagtaagaagaaggaaagaggcaACCAGAGAGAAGAGATGGAGATGCAATGTACAAGGACCATGAATGGCATTTTATGGAGCTTAGTCtcattggttttcttttttctatacaACGATTGATGTGACAACAGATCTGTGATCCACCGTTGGAAACTTCGAAATGCAGTTTCatcttaagaaaagaaaaagaaaaataaaaatcaaatcaaattgcaGTAGTGGTCCTCCTGGTTCATCATGAAGCTAGCTTCTGTGGTCCATCTTTCATGGTCCGGGAAAAGAAGGTCAAGGTGGTCTTGTCTTTAAGAAAAGGGATTGATCGATGTTAGATTAGCCAATACAAACGCAGGTCCTTGAAATCTTTGTGGGAGTTGGGTCCCAATAAACCAGTGGATTTCTTTGTTAGTACCCTACAGTATATATGTACTATCCATACTATAAATTCATGTATAGAATGTAAGGGAGAGAGAAGGCATTTAAGGGTTTAGAACTTGGATTTATTATCTAAAATTTACCATAGTTTGTATGCATTTCATCTTTCTGATAAAGAGCAAAGTCAGCTCATgtaggtttttatttattttatttttttgttttgttatcaTGTAGGATAGTATTGACTATTGAGAATTCTTagaaaatttctatttatgtatttctttttatttttgattaatTTCCATCTCATTAAAACACAGAAGAAAAGAGATGTTTGAATTCTAATCAACAAATAAAATTACTGATTcgaagaaattattataaaacattattttttttcttgaaaaaaatttcctttcctTGAATCCAAGATGCAGAAAATATAACTTTTTTGGGTACCTAGTAAAACTTGTATCTTGTATTTTTCGTGAAAATTTGTataccttgaaaaaaaaaattttcagtttCCTTGAATGCTTTCCTTGTATTTTTTGGCTCTCAtggtttaattaaaattttacccaaaaaaaaaagtttgagtAAATCTAAAATAGCTCTCATATGACTTAATTACAGTTTGTGGTTTGGACAAGTCAGGCTTAGATGCCCACAAAGCCAGTCATCTTCTGATTGTATTTCATTACATTGTTTTTCAGTATTTTACTATGACTTTGGAATTTGGattcttttgagagagagagagagagagagagagagagagagagagagagagagagagagagagagacagagagagagagagagtacggGCTTATTCATGATGGAAAGTTGTAACATTAGCTAGCTATTAGCTAATCCATACAAAAAGAGGttagaagaataagaagagatTGAAATTAGAGAACCATCCTTTGACTTTTGTATCTCTCAATAAATATATCCATAGCTTTCCAAACTCCAGAAGCCCACAAGTCTTCCAAATTAGTAGTGGCTTCACCACCACAACACCTAAGCTCGTTTGAAGACTAGAGAGAGATTGATTGATTCCTCTAAAAGGGTTCTTGTCTTTCCAGAAAGAAACACAAGAAGATCAATATTGTGTCAAGAGGGGAAATGGGGAGGGCTCCTTGCTGTGACAAGGCAAACGTGAAGAAGGGACCATGGTCACCTGAAGAAGATTCCAAGCTCAAGGAGTTCATCGAGAAGTTTGGGACTGGTGGTAATTGGATTGCTCTTCCACACAAAGCTGGTAGGATTTACTCAGAAAAGAGATGAACCCTTTtcataaaaatggattttgatttctgggttctttcttttttcttcttcttccaaactTTTTTTGTGTTCCTGTTTGTAAACTTGAATGGGTTGGTTCTCTCAGGTTTGAAGAGATGTGGGAAGAGTTGCAGATTGAGATGGCTTAACTATCTAAGGCCAAACATAAAGCATGGAGAATTCTCTGCTGATGAAGATAGGATTATCTGTAGTCTCTTTGCTAGCATTGGAAGCAGGTAACCTTcaatttctttcttccctttttttcatatggaacttattcttcttctgttgGTTTTGTCTTATGGAACTTATTCCACACAATAACTGCAGATGGTCAGTGATAGCTTCTCACTTGCCAGGCAGGACAGACAATGATATCAAGAACTACTGGAACACAAAGCTCAAGAAGaaactcatgggttttgtcccTTCTACTTCCTCTCAGAGAAAGCCCCCTCAGCAATCCTTCCCATTTCAGCATCTTAAAACTCTGTCATCATCTCCATCactatcttcttcatcatcatataAAGGTAACAGTACCACTAATTACTACACCCCAACTGAATCTTTCACAAGCCCTGAACCCATTTCTATCCCAACAAATCTTCTGAGCAACACCAACATTTCTATTACCACAACTTATCCCATTCTCCAAGCCCAGGAGATCAGCTTAGTGAGTCCCATGTACCAATTCCAAGTTAAAGACAATCTCCTCATGTTTGGAGGCACTGAACCAAGCTGCAGCTCTTCTGATGGGAGTTGCAGCAACCAGATCAGCTATGGCAAAGagattgaatttgaatatggtggtggaggaggtggtggtggtggtggtgttaatGCTGCACAGCATCAGCAGCATCAGCAGCATCAGCAGCAGATGGGTCTGGGGACTTATCTTTATAATGAGATCGAAGAGAACAAGAAATTCTTGGTGGGTGGCAACAATGGAGGTCATGGGATTGATGGGTGGACTGAGAAGCCAAATGGGCTATGGGAAGAAGAAGTTCCATTAGAGTATGGACTAGAGGAGATCAAGCAACTCATTAGCAGTAATAATGGTAATTGTAACAGCTTCTTTGTTGATGACAACAAGACACAAGGGAGGGTCATGTACTATTGAAAGTTTGAAACTGACACTGACTGTAtgcaaaaatcagaaaaaaagatTTGAATCGGGTAAGGTGAGAGGAGAGGGGTTGGAGGACTGGACATTCATTTGGTCAGATCGGGTAAGTGGTGACGGGAGATTGACtgaagtaagagagagagagagagagagagagagagagagagagagagagaagtcttttttgttgtttaaaAACCTTTTGATAGTACATTGGTAAAAGCTTCCTTTGTGCATTTCTTTTTGGGCAGAtaagtatgtgtgtgtgtgttcgtACGGTTCCACTTAgctatttatcagaattcagaaaTTAAACGTCATAGGAACTGGAGAATACATCATCATtcaattcaagaatcaaatccAAGCATGACActgtttcttctttattttctgtggatatttccttttgttatttaataactctctctctctctctctctctcaattttcttttcaaattttatattcttttaacAGGTCTGGCCAAGCTGCCTGCCATGGTTGGAAATTTTGGACTTGGTTGAAgttcatattaaaaaaataaagatttcttctcttgattatattgaaataataatttaaaaaataaactaaatggTTAAAGAGATTTTCTCATTAACACTCCTTAAGATATCATTTAATCATCCAATAGTTAAATGAGAATCCTTATCACGGTCTTCCCTCTTATTGTAGATCAGGTGAAGCGTTTCCCACAACATTGGCGTGGGAAAGTAATATTAATAGAAGGCTTACGATCAATTTTGTTAGTAGGAGACAATAAGAGTATCATGAATTgtcaaggaggagagagactatGAGAGAGTGATCGGTTTCATCGGTAGGAAGTAGAGGAAAGAGATTGTGAGAGAATTTTTCACTGTGACTTTGTGATAGAACttttttctataatttatttcttaatttgaaaatctgaatcttgtgacatttttttttatggactaagtttttcttcatttgtGGAGTAAAGAAATCTTTCTCCACTAGTAATATGACCATGTGATTGGAATCATGTGTTTTATTAAGTAAACTCCCACTCCACACTATACAAGattgaaaatatatttcataatgCTAATCCAGAGGTCAGGTGTCCTCATATATGAAGATTCCCTATCACCATGGTATAGAGAAACTTGgtcttttttcttcaataatttAGAACAAATTTTTACGGTTGAACCATGAAGGTCCAAAGGTCAGGTTTTTCTTTGGAAGGTAGGGAGAGGAAGTAGATAACAACAAAAAACTTAAGACCTAGTGAACATGAGTTTTTTGCACACTATAGCTCAACAACTGCACTAGGTACTTGTTGTTAAGATAAAATAGGattaaaaaatgatttcttaTAAAGTCTAAATGCTTTGTTTTGGGTGCAAGATAAAGTCTTAACACTTGAAACTTGATTATGGGTATGATCACGTTTTTCCTGAAAATGACTGGGAACTAATCCCACTTGGGTTGCAAAGTTTTGAAAAATTGGAGGGAGTGTTTGAAGTCTTCTTGAACATGGTAACAGTGAAGCTCCTTATTGGGAAGCAGTCTAGGAAAAACAATCACAAGATTTCATGCCTTAAGGCTTAAGCGGCTAGCACTGATTGTTGGGTTTTTTGTTATGTTGCTGgtcccccccaccccctaccccctttttcccccttcttcttcccctctgaAGGTTTAAATTATTGATTAGACTTTGAAATCTATGACATTTGTAATATATTAGTGTCGATAAAAACAAAACCACATACACAGCAGATCAAAGAGGCATCGGGAAAAGCTTGTTCTAAGAATGTCTTTTCTAGTGGAGAGTACAGGTCTAAAGGTAGAGAATTCCTGAATGATTCTGAGGTTTGACAGTTTGtcatgaaaaatccatttttaatgttttgatttggtttcttgAAAATTGGAATGAACCTTACCATGATACCATCCTCTGAACCAAGAGGCTGATTTTGTACTTCAAAGTCACAACCTCAGTAATGGGTTTTCTTTTCCAGTTAATcaaatcaatttaaatttcttCACCATCTGGGAGTGAGGAGCAGTAGAGTCACTAGAGGTCTGTTCTGGGCCTGGTACCTTCAGTTTGACAAGCAGCTTAGATAGATTATCACTACCATATCCTTGTCAGCCAGAGTGATTGATCTGGAAAACCAAGGAACATGTCCCCATGAGGGGTTGGGTTTGTTCAAGAGGACTAGGTTTTGACAAGAATTAAATTGACCCAACCAACCGATGGATCCAGTTCCTATGAACTTTTGTTGGTAAGAAGTTACTATGAACAATGAGTATGAAGGAGAGGAATGATTTGGAAGATCAGGTCACAGCTTACCCTACAAAATACTTCACAAAGCCCAATTTTGATCCCTTTTCTGGAAAGCCAAAGGCCATACACCCCTGATGATATAGTATGcaactaaaaccctagaaaggaaatgtgttatggtcaggaacaacctagggtttcaaaatatataattgAAGAAACAAACGCTACTTCGTTTAATTAGGGATACAGACTCAGGCATGGGCCGCACGGCAGCCCTTGCAACTTGCAAGCACCTTCAATGGCCGCCGGCCTTCTTGACTCCAAGGGTGTCGTGACTCGTTAGTGACCTAGACATTTTGTCGATCAACTCTCTTGCATTCCACGTCGTTACAGTCATGACCCGTGATCAATGGCCAAGAAACTCTCGTAGGGACAAAAGGGGGTTTGtaccaaaccatttttcatACGAACTTACtcaaattcttaaaaaaaaaaaaaaaaaaaaaaaaaaagaaagaaagaaagaaagaaagaaagaaagaaagaaagaaaaaggaaaaaaagtaaaaaaatccaaCCTTGCTCAAATGaataggagtttttttttttggttagaaaaATGAATAAGAGCTCGAAATATATCAACTAGAAAggtgagaagaaaaagagaaaattacaataGATAGAACTCAGAAACACTTGTTACCTATTGGCAGGTGTTAAAATCAAGCCTGAATCAATAAAATCGATCAAAATTGATTGGAAAAAatcagatcaaatcaaaaggattggtTCTAGACTGAGGTATATTAAGATCGATTGAAAACCAAACTAAATCAAACAATCATTAATTAAATCAAGACCAAACTGAATGATACCGATAAAAATAAGTGATTATGAAGTTATACATATATgaaatgattattttttattataaaggGAATAGTTATAAATCCATAAATATGAGGTTATAAAtagggaaattgatttgtaaattataacaatgcttccattgatctccttctttactattcaaaattagttggatagtaggattcattttgtgatttcaataatAATTATCTTCTTGgtaattagttatccattggtttcaatattagttatctttcaagtacaatgataaaccatgatttcgtcataaatttaaaatgtttttgTCAAATATTTCGACACcaaatgtaagatttcattggTTCAAGTTCGATAATAAATCGATCTAaaccgatattgaaaaatcgaaaccaaaccagaccaaaaccaaaattccttaatggattgattttagtctccctcattcctaaaCCGAAGCAAATTTAGCccgatcaaaatcaaaccaacccgactgattgacacccctacgtaTAGGAGTGAGGCAGGCCGATTGCTTTGAAGgcgtttctattttttgtaaCTTTAGTTCCTactttttaaaattgaaaagaatATCAGGGATTTTGGAGCAAGCTACGGTTAATATTCTTAGAAAAAACCTAATCTTTATCTATCTAATTGGAAGAAGATCAACATCTAGTCCGGGagtttctttcttcccttttctcataaaagaaaaataaaaataaaaatctaattcTATGTAGTCTATGTAGTCAGAAGGAGATCAACACTTAGCCACCCAAGCAATGAACAACAATTCGTCTCAGCCTTGCCTGTAAGGTGGGAAGGTTTTGACAGATGGAGCTCCTCTACGGAGAGGTAGGGGTGGCAGTGCACATCTAACAGTCTAAAATACTTTGGGGCATACGCCCATGTGTTGTGTTCTATGCCTAGTTAGCAATTCagttgaataaaaaatttccaaattaaatgaaaaattctgaccgaattagaataaaaaataaaattcggtaaaattctcgattttttctaaattgaatataaaatgcaaataaAGCGTGACGATGGATTAAACGGTTAACATTaacccacttaaaaaaaaaaaaaagaaaaaaaaagaagagagcaAAACCGAACTTCGAAGTAGGGTTTTCACTTGCCCATCTTCTGGTTTGCATTTGTCTTGGACTCTTGCGGCTATAGGCTACCTCACTCATCTGAAGTTCTAAACTACGGCCTCGTTCCGATCCACTTCCTTTATGTCGGAATCTGCTCTAATATGAGTTGATCAATTGAATGGTCGAATTAGAAAGCCTAATTTGTGCATGGATGTTCCTAAAAGTGAAGAAATGAGGAGAAGCCTTGTTCACTGAAACCACATCTTTGCATTAGAAAGTAGAATCTGCCTCCGTGGTTCTGTTGCTTCCGCCATCGTCGTCCTCGTTCGTCTCTCAATCTCCACTGCCATACAGTTCTGCGATCTCTAAGATCGTCTGGGCTACGATCAACCTCTATGTATCTCTGTTttcatcttatttttttaatcttgtgAGACGAGATAAGGTTTCCTGCATTAAGGTCAGAAATCAAACTCTAATGTCTCTTCtcaaaatccctttttttttttttgttgttttgtttcatagatttggattttttttttaattgaatgaaattcATGCGAACCCACGATTTCTTCTCCCATGATCTATCCCTGATAACTATTTTTGCTGGAGTGGGTTTAATTTCAACCACTATGTGAATTGTGAAGTGAATATGACCATCGATACATGCCCAGTGATATTGGATGAAACCTTTGCAGATTGAGAGGGCTACAATTTCCATATTTCAGGGTTTTAGATTCTTAAATAATGTACTTACATTCTTCTGTTACAGTGATACCAGTAGCTtgcactttattttttttttaagatcaaACCATGTAGTGGATTCCTTTAAAAGTAGTCCTAGAGCTTCGGAACATTCTCAAGGCTTCTTCATTGTTGTTTGATTAGTGTTTAAAAGTGATGAATTGTGGCTTGAATATTAAAAAACACGTTATACTaataagatttatttattttttcttgtgttttggcTTGTATTGTATATTTGAACTACAATAATTTGTTCTTTCTAGGTGTAGatatcaagttaattacttgataaataaaaaaggtgcaataaattataaaaataactttcaaattttttgctcaacttttatttttgtaatcgaataattcccaaatccgatttttattttgtccactTTTTTGACTGAACTCTTAAATTAACCAACcaaattattccgaataatattcgaatccgaatttgctaactaggGTTCTATGTCCAAAGTACTCCAAACTTATGGAAGTGTACTACCACCCTTGCCACACCTTAGAAAATTCAGGATCCTGTTATGACTATCACCAATATTTctaataatttttaatttatgtgCCAACTATCCCACCTTGTATAGGCACCTTGATTAGggcttattattatttttcttcattctcaATCGTAAGATTATAGGGGTAGGAATtaagaatttggatttttatttaataaatatgtGATGGAAGGACAAGAGTTGGAtgattaaattaaatttaaagtttcttattttattgaagacttgaagaacttttacattttcaagttttgaagaGGATGTAATCGTACAAGTTGAGCACACCTCATCCTCTATCGTTCTTGGAAGAGTATAATAATTGATTCCATGTTTTCGAAATTGCATCAAGGAATCTTATAATAGCCTCTTTGAAGTTTGGGTCATCAGTAAGAAGAAAGTCCAAGTCTGTTAACCAAATGCATTGACCAAGTGAttaacaaaaggaaaattaGGCAAAGGACAAAGACAGAATATACCATTTCAATTAAGTAAAGAATATAATCTACTGAACAATTAATGATTAAACCATTAACACAGCTTACGTGAATTAACACTAGATGGAAGAGACATGCTGAAATACCACATTTAGGTCTCTCACATTTTTTTGCAACTTagcttgaaaagttggactcAACTTCAATGTTTTCTTAGCTAAATTACATCTATTCTCTCTTGATGACTCATACGATATGCGAATGAGTTCTTTCAATGCTCCAGAGGATATGAAGTCCTGGCATTGTCCTCTGTAGAAATCATCAGATATATAAGTTATTTGGTGTTTCTTAATCACTAATAATAATGAGATGGGAAGACATCAGAAAGTAAAATGTTCTAAAAATGTAATTTAAAAGACACTTTTTTCTTAAAAGATATAcaatgagaagggaaaaaaaagagccaTAGCTCTTTCAAGGAAGTGTATGTACTGCAAAGATGGCATATCTGGAAAGTGTAAAACGTAATGCTAATTCTGAACCCACTTTTATTTAATGGCTAAAAAGACACTGATACATCAAGCATCAACACTGATTTAACTCTATACGCAGAAGGAAATGGACAAGCAAGAGAAATAGGGTGAATAAATATTAACCAGATGCTTGTAATTTATAGTCTGCTTCTTTCAATCAACCATCATTATTCTGAGCTGCGAACAATATTTTTTGCTCGATCACAGAAGAAGTAAAATGATACTGAATCCAAACAATGCTCACACTTGTAAGAAACTGCTCGACTTACATGTGTCTTATGGGTCAGGAAAAAAAGTACATATAGCTACATATTACTCTTAAGaaaccctcttttttatttttcttattaactCAAGCATTTGTCATATGAAAATATAATCAAACCACAAAGTCTTTAATAGACTTAAATCTTGTTTTTTAGGGTTCTTAAGTGTCAAAGTGCAGTCTGAGAATCAAACTCAGGACTTCCTGCACCCAAAACAAGAATCATAAATATTATGCCCCCAATAAAACTGCCTTACTGTGTGCTCTTCAACAATCCATTGTgccagcattttttttttttaatttgatttgttCTAAGAAGTTAAATATATGAAGCTGGGAAGGCTATTAGTGCATGGATCTACAAATCCTGAAAGTTCTCTTCAAGTTATCATACTGCACAACAAAGTTTACATTTGATTTGCCAAAAATAAGGACTTAAACAAATGCagcagaaattaaaatttttgggTGTTTGTTTTGCTTTGGAATCAACTATTATGTAATTTGGGACTAGAGTTGTAGCACTTATATTTTACTACTAGTCAATTAATCCCTAAGGCAATT includes the following:
- the LOC122072661 gene encoding transcription factor RAX2-like, which produces MGRAPCCDKANVKKGPWSPEEDSKLKEFIEKFGTGGNWIALPHKAGLKRCGKSCRLRWLNYLRPNIKHGEFSADEDRIICSLFASIGSRWSVIASHLPGRTDNDIKNYWNTKLKKKLMGFVPSTSSQRKPPQQSFPFQHLKTLSSSPSLSSSSSYKGNSTTNYYTPTESFTSPEPISIPTNLLSNTNISITTTYPILQAQEISLVSPMYQFQVKDNLLMFGGTEPSCSSSDGSCSNQISYGKEIEFEYGGGGGGGGGGVNAAQHQQHQQHQQQMGLGTYLYNEIEENKKFLVGGNNGGHGIDGWTEKPNGLWEEEVPLEYGLEEIKQLISSNNGNCNSFFVDDNKTQGRVMYY